In the genome of Bacteroides mediterraneensis, the window ATCCGCCTGATGGTGACGCGCCCCCTGAACCGTCTCACGCCCGAAGAGGATTTCATCTTGGGGGCCATGCTGGGTTATGACATCTGTGCCCAGTGCAAGCGCTATTGCACCCGCAAGACACGGAAAATGGGAGCCTGACCGGGCTCCCATTCTTTCTTAATTCCCTCTGTACGTAGAATATCCGTAAGGCGAAAGCGTGATGGGCACGTGGTAGTGCTTACTGTCCTTGATTTCGAACACCACCTCGATGAAGGGGTAGAACGACGGCTGCTGCAGCCGCTCGAAGTAGGGCGCCACGTGATACGTCAGGCGGTAGATACCCTTGTGGGCATCCGTTCCCTCCAGAAAATCCTTCACCCGTCCGTTCTCGTCCGTCAGTTTCTCTTCCAGCAGTGCCCAGGTCTTGCCGTCGGGCTGAAGTTGCGAGAGACTGATTTTCACACCCGCCGCAGGCTGTCCCTGCTGGATGTCCAGAATGTGGCTCGAAAGTTGGTACGTCTTTTCCTGTGCGAAGCCCACCAGGCTCCACACCAGCAGACAGAAAGTCCAGAATAGTTTCTTCATGATTTTTTTCAGTTAAGGGGTTAAACAAGATTCAAACAAGATTGTAACGGTTACAAATATGCCAATTTTCCTCCTTTCCGCCAAGTTTCCCCTCCCGATGCCCCGCCAATTTTGAGGTTATTAACTAAACTCCTGCCGTGCATGTGCCGTTTCGCTTGTATTTTTGCGCCATGAAATACATCTACCTGCCCCTCGGATTCCTGTCGCTGGCCCTGGGCCTTGCCGGCATCTTTCTGCCCGTGCTGCCCACCACACCCTTTCTGCTGCTGTCGGCCGCCCTCTTTTTCCGCAGCTCGCCGAGAGCCTACCAATGGCTGATGAACCACCGTCTGCTGGGCCCCTACATCCGCGATTTCCGGGAGTCGCGCGCCATCCCCCTGCGTGCCAAGATTATCGCACTGAGCCTGCTGTGGCTCACCTCCCTTCACTGCATCTTCCTGGTGTTCGATGCCCTCTGGCTCAAGGCGATGATGCTCGCCGTGGCCGTGGGAGTGACCCTTTATCTCTGTTCCTTCAAAACCAAACGAAATGACTGATACCCTCTCTTTCTGCGGACGCGAGGAAGCCGCCGCCCGCATGAACCGTTTCGGAGGCGAAGGCCGTCCGTTCTTTTTCCTGATAGACTATGCCGGCGAGCAATGCCTGGTGGAAGAACCCCACCGCCTGCCGCCCTCGGAACTGCTGTTCGCCTTTCCAGGCGCCACGAACGTGCCGGAGGAGGACCGCCGCACCCCGTATCCCGCCACCTTCCGCTGGGATTCCCGCCCGATGTCGTTTGCGGCCTACCGCCGCGGGTTCGACCTCGTACACCGTCACCTGCACGGCGGCAACTCCTTCCTGGTGAACTACACCTGCGCCACCCCCGTCTACACCGACCTCACCCTGCGGCAGGTGTTCGACCACGCCTGCGCCCCCTACAAGCTCTGGCTGCACCGCCGCTTCGTGGTTTTCTCGCCCGAAACCTTCGTGCGGATAGCCGACGGCTTCATCTATTCCCATCCCATGAAGGGCACGATGGATGCCACGCTGCCCGCCGCCCGCGAACGCCTGCTGGCCGACCCGAAGGAAGCCGCCGAGCACGCCACCATCACCGACCTCATCCGCAACGACCTGAGCCGCTTCGCCACCGAAGTGACCGTGACCCGCTACCGCTACCTCGACGAGCTGCACACCCATCGTGGACCCCTGCTCCAGATGAGCTCCGAAATCCGCGGCCGCCTGCCCGAAGACTATCCCTCACGGCTGGGCGACCTCTTCTTCAGCCTCCTGCCCGCAGGGTCCATCACCGGCGCCCCGAAGCCCCGCACCGTGCAGATTATCCGCGAAGCCGAGACCCACGACCGCGGTTTCTACACCGGCGTGACCGGCTACTTCGACGGATGCCACCTGGACAGCGCCGTGCTCATCCGCTTCCTGGAACAGCAGACGGACGGCACGAAGCAGTTCAAGAGCGGGGGAGGCATCACCTTCCGCAGCGAAGCCCGAAACGAATACGAAGAAATGAAACAGAAAGTCTATGTGCCTCTTTATTGAAACCCTCCGCATTGAAGACGGCAAGGTGTGGCATGCCCCGCTGCACGACCGCCGCCTGAACGACACCCGCCGTGCCTTCTTCGGCCCCGTGCCCGACCTCCACGTGACGGATTACCTCCGTCCGGAAGCCTACACGGAACGCACCCGCTGCCGCCTGACCTACGCCCGCGACGTGGTCCGCGTGGAATACTTTCCCTACCGCGTCCGCCCCGTACACCGTCTGCAACTCGTGGTGCGCGACGACGTCGACTACCGCTACAAACGGGCCGACCGCCGCGTGCTCGACGAAGCCTTCGCCCTCCGCGGCCAGGCCGACGACGTGCTCATCGTCCGCCACGGACTCCTCACCGACACCTCCATCGCCAACATCGCCCTCTGGGACGGATGCGAGTGGCACACCCCCGCGCGTCCCCTGCTGGAAGGAACCCAGCGCCGCCACCTCCTCGACACCGGACAGATAAAAGAAACGGACATCCCGGCCGCCTCCCTCGGAAGCTACCGGCACATCCGTCTGTTCAACGCCCTGATTTCCTTCGGCGAGGTGGAACTCCCCGTGAGCCAGGTGCTGTATTGATATCCTTCGCGTCACTCCACCAGCTCGTAGCTGCTGATTTGAATCGGCATGTCGAGGTTGTGGAGCACCTTCTCCAGCATAATCCCCTCCAGGTTGTCGTATTCATAGCCGAACGTCGCCCGGATGCCCTGCAAGATGAACTGCGTAGCCCGGTCGAGCGCAATCGGCAGACTGTCGCCCTGCATCAGCGAGCCCGTGATGACACTCGTGAACGTGTCGCCCGTGCCCGGATAGTGCGCCGGCAGATACGGGCAAGTCACCTTCCAGTAACGGTCGCCGAAGCGGTTGTACGCATAGACCGACGTCGAGCGCGGGTCACCGCTCACCGGCACGCTCGTGGCAATCACGATGGCCGGTCCCTGGTCCGACAGCGTTTTCAGCGCCTTCTTCAGTTCCGCATCCGTCAGCTCCTCCCGGAACGGCATGTCCAGCAAGTAGTACAGCTCCGTCAGGTTTGGCGTGATGACATCCGCCAGCCGGATCAGCTTCCGCATCTCCGTCACCATCTCCTCGGTGATGCCCTTGTAGAGATGCCCGTTGTCGCCCAGTACCGGGTCGACCACCACCATGTCGTTCTCGCCGCGGAACTTCTGGATGAACTCCTCCACAATCTGCGCCTGCTGCGGCGAGCCCAGGTAGCCCGTGTAGAACGTGTCGAAGTGCACGTTCATCTTCTCCCAGTGCGCGATGATGTGCTTCATCTCCTCCGTCAGGTCGAGGAAGGAGTAGGAAGGGTACTGCGTGTGCGTGGACAGCACCGCCGTGGGCAGCGGACACACCTGGAATCCCATGGACGAGAGCACCGGGATGACCGCCATCAGCGATACGTGGCCCACCCCCGACAAGTCGTGTACGGCGGCCACCTTCTTCACCTGATTTTTCAGGAAACCTCCCGTCCGTTGAGGAGTTTCCGTCGGGGCCGTCGGCTTTTTCTTCTTGTACTTCCGTT includes:
- the uraH gene encoding hydroxyisourate hydrolase, which encodes MKKLFWTFCLLVWSLVGFAQEKTYQLSSHILDIQQGQPAAGVKISLSQLQPDGKTWALLEEKLTDENGRVKDFLEGTDAHKGIYRLTYHVAPYFERLQQPSFYPFIEVVFEIKDSKHYHVPITLSPYGYSTYRGN
- a CDS encoding aminodeoxychorismate synthase component I, with the translated sequence MTDTLSFCGREEAAARMNRFGGEGRPFFFLIDYAGEQCLVEEPHRLPPSELLFAFPGATNVPEEDRRTPYPATFRWDSRPMSFAAYRRGFDLVHRHLHGGNSFLVNYTCATPVYTDLTLRQVFDHACAPYKLWLHRRFVVFSPETFVRIADGFIYSHPMKGTMDATLPAARERLLADPKEAAEHATITDLIRNDLSRFATEVTVTRYRYLDELHTHRGPLLQMSSEIRGRLPEDYPSRLGDLFFSLLPAGSITGAPKPRTVQIIREAETHDRGFYTGVTGYFDGCHLDSAVLIRFLEQQTDGTKQFKSGGGITFRSEARNEYEEMKQKVYVPLY
- a CDS encoding YbaN family protein, whose translation is MKYIYLPLGFLSLALGLAGIFLPVLPTTPFLLLSAALFFRSSPRAYQWLMNHRLLGPYIRDFRESRAIPLRAKIIALSLLWLTSLHCIFLVFDALWLKAMMLAVAVGVTLYLCSFKTKRND
- a CDS encoding aminotransferase class IV family protein, translated to MCLFIETLRIEDGKVWHAPLHDRRLNDTRRAFFGPVPDLHVTDYLRPEAYTERTRCRLTYARDVVRVEYFPYRVRPVHRLQLVVRDDVDYRYKRADRRVLDEAFALRGQADDVLIVRHGLLTDTSIANIALWDGCEWHTPARPLLEGTQRRHLLDTGQIKETDIPAASLGSYRHIRLFNALISFGEVELPVSQVLY
- a CDS encoding pyridoxamine kinase; the protein is MADNYIERQYEAYQARKAAWEKERKYKKKKPTAPTETPQRTGGFLKNQVKKVAAVHDLSGVGHVSLMAVIPVLSSMGFQVCPLPTAVLSTHTQYPSYSFLDLTEEMKHIIAHWEKMNVHFDTFYTGYLGSPQQAQIVEEFIQKFRGENDMVVVDPVLGDNGHLYKGITEEMVTEMRKLIRLADVITPNLTELYYLLDMPFREELTDAELKKALKTLSDQGPAIVIATSVPVSGDPRSTSVYAYNRFGDRYWKVTCPYLPAHYPGTGDTFTSVITGSLMQGDSLPIALDRATQFILQGIRATFGYEYDNLEGIMLEKVLHNLDMPIQISSYELVE